One Actinomyces marmotae DNA window includes the following coding sequences:
- a CDS encoding ABC transporter permease subunit, giving the protein MTAPSTPGAARRATRAQRINGKQTFGRALRSEWLKLRTLRSTWVTSAITMIITVLFGAGIAIVFGRSSQSDLTAQAADTIIAGTSFGQIAVAVLAALIITGEYASGQIRSTLTAIPHRSQVLAAKALVTAAFSFLLGAVSILLAWAISAPFIGDHAVSLTNAEYAGYIWGAGLGFAAIALMSLALGFIFRSTAGAISLAVVLLFVITIPLSLLSARFEWAKNLAELLPGNAVLALTDPFSRARSWSGFLDHWQAALVACAWFIIPMIIAYVIFSRRDA; this is encoded by the coding sequence ATGACCGCCCCCAGCACCCCCGGCGCAGCGCGGCGAGCCACCCGCGCCCAGCGCATCAACGGCAAGCAGACCTTCGGCCGCGCCCTGCGCTCGGAATGGCTCAAGCTCCGGACCCTGCGCTCGACCTGGGTCACCTCCGCCATCACCATGATCATCACCGTCCTCTTCGGCGCCGGCATCGCCATCGTCTTCGGCAGATCATCGCAATCCGATCTGACCGCCCAGGCGGCCGACACCATCATCGCCGGGACGTCCTTCGGGCAGATCGCCGTGGCCGTGCTCGCCGCCCTGATCATCACCGGCGAGTACGCCTCCGGCCAGATCCGCTCCACCCTGACCGCCATCCCCCACCGCTCACAGGTTTTAGCGGCCAAGGCCCTGGTTACAGCCGCCTTCTCCTTCCTCCTGGGGGCCGTGTCCATCCTCCTGGCCTGGGCGATCTCCGCTCCGTTCATCGGGGACCACGCCGTGTCCCTGACCAACGCCGAGTACGCCGGCTACATCTGGGGGGCCGGCCTCGGCTTCGCCGCCATCGCACTGATGAGCCTGGCCCTGGGATTCATCTTCCGCTCCACCGCTGGGGCGATCTCATTGGCGGTCGTCCTCCTGTTCGTCATCACCATCCCCCTTAGCCTCTTGTCGGCGCGGTTCGAGTGGGCGAAGAATCTGGCCGAGCTCCTCCCGGGCAACGCCGTGCTCGCCCTGACCGACCCCTTCTCGCGGGCCCGGTCCTGGAGTGGCTTCCTCGACCACTGGCAGGCCGCCCTCGTGGCCTGCGCCTGGTTCATCATCCCCATGATCATCGCTTACGTGATCTTCTCCCGGCGCGACGCCTGA
- a CDS encoding sensor histidine kinase, with translation MSATPLNEPAAALPEAAAGLASTGPEAVPEASPQSPSPKGGQGRAPWRPRATGAPVPPIVVDLLITVAVAGLALTLTPNALIVPKALGAGSTAQPWLPFSVAISALCLTCLLLRRRATRLAWALVTLALPIHHIGMLLLWLDDLRAAPVLDIVPNFLLPAASIILGTIAARSPLRHGCGAALITTLIAIISQAGFDAVINRMDPVEILSSRVMMHNSFVLVVFNLGGVVVGLTIHTQRARLTRERERSNRIALEREQASLLAVSAERSRIAREMHDVVAHSLAVMVTMADGAAAALDRNPEMARQAIAALAETGRGALADTRRLVGVLREDPQVGALTTRATGGAGGSTDIDGKRIKDLPVPEFAPPGTVAPREPTTAVADLRRASAAYADGATGDAVPMRPAPEQADLQILVDRFASAGIPITYSWRGRDLPEDRGLQMTLFRLAQESLTNVLRYAPTTSRVSVDVERHVGTAVLTVDNEAAPGTTPMHGSGKGLIGMRERAAVYGGSVQAGPHASGWRVRAVLRWDEEDQEGSTPWQMPM, from the coding sequence ATGAGCGCGACACCCCTTAACGAGCCCGCCGCGGCCCTCCCGGAGGCCGCGGCGGGCCTCGCCTCCACCGGGCCCGAAGCCGTCCCGGAAGCCTCGCCCCAGTCCCCCTCCCCCAAGGGCGGCCAGGGACGAGCCCCCTGGCGCCCGCGCGCCACCGGGGCGCCCGTGCCGCCGATCGTGGTGGACCTGCTCATCACCGTGGCGGTCGCGGGGCTGGCCCTGACGCTCACCCCCAACGCCCTCATCGTCCCCAAGGCCCTCGGCGCTGGCTCCACCGCTCAGCCGTGGCTGCCGTTCTCCGTCGCCATCTCAGCGCTGTGCCTGACTTGCCTGCTCCTCAGGCGGCGGGCCACCCGCCTCGCCTGGGCCCTGGTGACCCTGGCGCTGCCGATCCACCACATCGGCATGCTGCTCCTCTGGCTGGACGACCTCCGCGCGGCCCCCGTCCTCGACATCGTCCCCAACTTCTTGCTGCCGGCGGCCTCGATCATCCTCGGGACGATCGCCGCCCGCTCTCCCTTGCGCCACGGTTGCGGCGCCGCCCTGATCACGACCCTGATCGCCATCATCAGCCAAGCCGGATTCGACGCGGTGATCAATCGGATGGACCCGGTTGAGATCCTCTCCTCGCGCGTGATGATGCATAACTCCTTCGTCCTTGTGGTCTTCAACCTGGGCGGCGTGGTGGTCGGCCTGACGATCCACACCCAGCGGGCCCGGCTGACCCGTGAGCGCGAGCGGTCCAATCGGATCGCCCTGGAGAGGGAGCAGGCGAGCCTCCTGGCGGTCTCCGCTGAGCGCTCCCGCATCGCCCGCGAGATGCACGACGTCGTCGCCCACTCCCTGGCCGTCATGGTCACCATGGCCGACGGCGCGGCGGCCGCGCTCGACCGGAATCCCGAGATGGCCCGGCAGGCCATCGCGGCACTGGCGGAGACGGGCCGCGGCGCCCTGGCCGACACGCGCAGGCTCGTCGGCGTGCTGCGCGAGGACCCGCAGGTCGGCGCCCTCACGACCCGCGCCACCGGCGGGGCGGGCGGCTCGACCGACATCGACGGCAAGCGCATCAAGGACCTCCCCGTCCCCGAGTTCGCCCCTCCCGGCACGGTCGCGCCACGCGAGCCCACGACCGCCGTCGCCGACCTGCGGCGCGCCTCCGCGGCCTACGCGGACGGCGCTACCGGCGATGCCGTCCCCATGAGACCGGCCCCCGAACAGGCGGATCTCCAGATCCTCGTCGACCGCTTCGCCTCCGCGGGAATCCCGATCACCTACTCCTGGCGGGGGCGCGACCTTCCTGAGGACCGGGGCCTCCAGATGACCCTCTTCCGCCTCGCCCAGGAGTCCCTCACCAACGTGCTTCGATACGCTCCCACCACGAGCAGGGTGAGCGTTGACGTCGAGAGGCACGTCGGGACCGCCGTGCTCACGGTGGACAATGAGGCCGCCCCGGGCACCACCCCCATGCACGGCTCAGGAAAAGGACTCATCGGCATGAGGGAGCGCGCCGCCGTCTATGGTGGGAGTGTCCAAGCGGGACCCCACGCCTCAGGATGGCGCGTGCGCGCGGTCCTGCGCTGGGATGAGGAGGATCAGGAGGGATCCACGCCATGGCAGATGCCCATGTGA
- a CDS encoding response regulator — MADAHVNGADVAERTDPTPQAASPEGSGATVRVVLADDQSLMRMGFRMVLDAEDGIEVVGEAADGAAAVAQARALKPDVILMDVRMPGMDGIEATARITAECPRTRVLILTTFDLDEYAFAGLRAGASGFLLKDTRPTELAEAIRTVAGGEAVVSPRITRRILEMFAGDLPNSVSAPDSEDPRLTSLTPREREILILMAQGMSNQEIADELIVSATTVKTHVGNILAKLDVRDRVQAVVVAYETGLMTS; from the coding sequence ATGGCAGATGCCCATGTGAACGGGGCCGATGTGGCAGAGCGGACCGACCCCACGCCCCAGGCGGCATCACCGGAGGGCTCCGGAGCCACGGTGCGCGTGGTCCTGGCCGATGACCAGTCCCTCATGCGCATGGGCTTCCGCATGGTCCTCGACGCCGAGGACGGCATCGAGGTCGTCGGCGAGGCCGCCGACGGCGCGGCCGCCGTCGCCCAGGCCCGGGCCCTCAAGCCGGACGTCATCCTCATGGACGTGCGCATGCCCGGCATGGACGGCATCGAGGCCACCGCGAGGATCACCGCCGAGTGCCCGCGCACGCGCGTCCTCATCCTGACCACCTTCGACCTCGACGAGTACGCCTTCGCGGGCCTGCGGGCGGGGGCCTCGGGGTTTCTGCTCAAGGACACCCGGCCCACCGAACTCGCGGAGGCGATCCGCACCGTGGCCGGCGGGGAGGCGGTGGTCTCGCCCCGCATCACGCGCCGGATCCTGGAGATGTTCGCGGGCGACCTGCCGAACTCGGTCAGCGCCCCCGACTCCGAGGACCCGCGCCTGACATCGCTGACCCCCCGCGAGAGGGAGATCCTCATCCTCATGGCCCAGGGCATGAGCAACCAGGAGATCGCGGACGAACTCATCGTCTCCGCGACCACGGTCAAAACCCATGTGGGCAACATCCTGGCCAAGCTGGACGTGCGGGACCGGGTGCAGGCCGTCGTCGTCGCCTATGAGACGGGGCTCATGACGTCCTGA
- the pth gene encoding aminoacyl-tRNA hydrolase produces MSDPWLIVGLGNPEARYAHNRHNIGHMVIDVLAGRTGSRLSRHKARARVAEARLGLLPGGAPGPRVILARPEAFMNVSGGPVKALARFYGVDPAARLLVIHDELDISPHEMRLKRGGGEGGHNGLRSISQALGTRDYARLRVGIGRPPGRQDPADFVLSDFPARERSDWAVTCEEAADAVESLVILGFDAAQLRLHSA; encoded by the coding sequence ATGAGTGACCCCTGGCTCATCGTCGGGCTGGGGAATCCCGAGGCCCGGTACGCCCACAACCGCCACAACATCGGTCATATGGTGATCGACGTACTGGCGGGGCGGACCGGGTCTCGGCTCTCCCGCCACAAGGCCCGCGCCCGCGTCGCTGAGGCCCGCCTCGGCCTCCTGCCCGGCGGCGCGCCCGGGCCGCGCGTCATCCTCGCCCGCCCGGAGGCCTTCATGAACGTCTCCGGCGGCCCGGTCAAGGCCCTCGCGCGGTTCTACGGCGTCGACCCCGCCGCGCGCCTGCTCGTCATCCACGACGAGCTCGACATCAGCCCCCATGAGATGCGGCTTAAGCGGGGCGGCGGCGAGGGCGGGCACAACGGGTTGCGGTCGATCTCCCAGGCCCTGGGCACGCGCGACTACGCCCGCCTGCGCGTGGGTATCGGCCGGCCGCCTGGCCGCCAGGACCCGGCCGACTTCGTGCTCTCGGACTTCCCGGCGCGTGAGCGCTCCGACTGGGCGGTCACCTGCGAGGAAGCCGCCGACGCCGTCGAGAGCCTGGTGATCCTCGGTTTCGACGCCGCCCAACTCAGGCTCCACTCCGCCTGA
- a CDS encoding 50S ribosomal protein L25/general stress protein Ctc, producing MSNAITLKATVRTGSGKGAARQARRDGRCPAVIYGHGSEPRHILLEEHATRLALRGNENALINIDLEGEDLLAIAKDIQRHPIRPGVQHVDFLLVNRNERVDVEVPVNVIGTPAPGTIHMIELDHVEVTAPAVAIPEAIDVDITGVEGGTIITVADLALPKDVQAISDAELAVVNVTIPTARDAGDAAGDEAGSEAAPAAE from the coding sequence ATGTCCAACGCCATCACCCTCAAGGCCACCGTCCGCACCGGCTCCGGCAAGGGCGCCGCCCGCCAGGCCCGCCGCGATGGCCGGTGCCCCGCCGTCATCTACGGCCACGGCTCCGAGCCCCGCCACATCCTCCTCGAGGAGCACGCCACTCGCCTCGCTCTGCGCGGCAACGAGAACGCCCTGATCAACATCGACCTGGAGGGCGAGGACCTGCTCGCCATCGCCAAGGACATCCAGCGCCACCCCATCCGCCCCGGCGTGCAGCACGTCGACTTCCTCCTGGTCAACCGCAACGAGCGCGTCGACGTCGAGGTCCCGGTCAACGTCATCGGCACCCCCGCCCCCGGCACCATTCACATGATCGAGCTCGACCACGTTGAGGTCACCGCGCCGGCCGTCGCCATCCCCGAGGCCATCGACGTCGACATCACCGGCGTTGAGGGCGGCACCATCATCACCGTGGCCGACCTGGCGCTGCCCAAGGACGTCCAGGCGATCTCCGACGCCGAGCTCGCCGTCGTCAACGTCACGATCCCGACGGCCCGCGATGCGGGCGACGCCGCCGGGGATGAGGCCGGCTCCGAGGCCGCCCCGGCCGCCGAGTGA
- a CDS encoding type I 3-dehydroquinate dehydratase — MTEAPAPGGGRTPPPGSPLCSRPARIGAAELGGERVVIAVATTADTIDGTRGAGGARGSGSALAQALAAAAGGADLVEFRLDLLSPPRAASPQAQAAFWHEAILLVAAALAPTGTPLLATARSRREGGGAAMDPREQAEALEALIDLQAEHRAGRAIADALDIELSTGALPALAERAHQEGIAVVASNHDFTATPPDGEMLDRLERMEAGGADCAKIAVMPRSEEDVDRALQVAARARASLSIPVAVISMGERGRRSRLEGWRYGSALTFATLSADPAAASAPGQPTIAALLPLSHRDRSKTRAKPGGFPQADGC; from the coding sequence GTGACTGAGGCTCCCGCGCCGGGGGGAGGCAGGACCCCGCCGCCCGGCTCGCCGCTCTGCTCGCGCCCCGCGAGGATCGGGGCCGCCGAGCTCGGCGGGGAGCGCGTGGTCATCGCCGTGGCCACGACGGCCGACACCATTGACGGCACGAGGGGCGCCGGTGGCGCCAGGGGCTCAGGCTCCGCGCTCGCCCAGGCGCTCGCGGCCGCGGCCGGGGGAGCGGATCTCGTGGAGTTCCGGCTCGACCTGCTCTCACCGCCGCGGGCAGCCAGCCCGCAGGCCCAGGCCGCCTTCTGGCATGAGGCGATCCTCTTAGTTGCCGCGGCCCTGGCCCCCACCGGCACGCCTCTGCTCGCAACCGCGCGCAGCCGGCGCGAGGGCGGTGGCGCGGCCATGGATCCGCGCGAGCAGGCTGAGGCCCTGGAGGCGCTCATCGATCTCCAGGCCGAGCATCGTGCCGGGCGCGCGATCGCTGACGCGCTCGACATTGAGTTGTCCACCGGCGCCCTGCCCGCCCTGGCCGAGCGGGCCCACCAGGAGGGGATCGCCGTCGTCGCCTCGAACCACGACTTCACCGCTACCCCGCCGGACGGGGAGATGCTGGACAGGCTGGAGCGGATGGAGGCCGGCGGCGCCGATTGCGCGAAGATCGCCGTCATGCCGCGCAGCGAGGAGGACGTCGACCGCGCGCTCCAGGTGGCGGCGCGGGCCCGGGCCTCCCTCAGCATCCCGGTGGCGGTCATCTCCATGGGGGAGCGGGGGCGGCGCAGTCGCCTGGAGGGCTGGCGCTACGGCTCCGCCCTCACCTTCGCCACCCTCAGCGCCGATCCCGCCGCGGCCTCCGCCCCTGGCCAGCCCACCATCGCCGCCCTCCTCCCCCTCTCCCACCGAGACCGGTCGAAAACAAGAGCGAAACCGGGCGGTTTTCCACAGGCCGACGGATGCTGA
- a CDS encoding Ppx/GppA phosphatase family protein, translating to MAPTRVAAIDCGTNTIRLLIADAHPDGGPTGWHLERVQRRSTIVRLGQGVDRTGRLDEGALERALDVVTDYAERIRATGARSTRFVATSATRDASNRDVFVNGVRQRLGIEPEVVSGQEEARLSFAGSLLGARGGARRLVVDLGGGSTELVLGARAPEAAISLDTGSVRVTERYLADGVTSAAEAAARAHVRDLLDRAEEVMDLGATEELVGLAGTITTITAHALSLTDFEPDSIHGSRLPLGTVLASCEAILRSTAAERESWDYLRPGRRDVIAAGALVWSEIIGRVAERTGEAGRPLESAVTSLTDILDGIALSLADRADQRRD from the coding sequence ATGGCGCCCACCCGCGTCGCCGCGATCGACTGCGGCACCAACACGATCCGCCTGCTCATCGCCGACGCCCACCCCGACGGCGGACCCACCGGCTGGCACCTGGAGCGGGTCCAACGGCGCTCCACGATCGTGCGCCTCGGCCAGGGCGTGGACAGGACCGGCCGCCTCGATGAGGGGGCCCTCGAACGCGCCCTGGATGTCGTGACCGACTACGCCGAGCGCATCCGGGCCACCGGCGCTCGCAGCACGCGCTTCGTCGCCACCTCCGCCACGAGGGACGCGAGCAACCGGGACGTCTTCGTCAATGGCGTCCGCCAGCGCCTCGGCATCGAGCCCGAGGTCGTCTCCGGCCAGGAGGAGGCCCGCCTATCCTTCGCCGGCTCGCTCCTGGGCGCGCGGGGCGGGGCGCGGCGCCTCGTCGTCGACCTCGGCGGCGGCTCCACCGAGCTGGTCCTCGGCGCGCGGGCGCCCGAGGCGGCGATCTCCCTGGACACCGGCTCCGTGCGCGTGACCGAGCGCTACCTCGCCGACGGCGTCACCAGCGCGGCCGAGGCCGCCGCCCGGGCGCATGTGCGCGACCTCCTCGACCGCGCCGAGGAGGTCATGGACCTGGGCGCCACCGAGGAGCTCGTGGGCCTGGCCGGCACGATCACCACGATCACCGCCCACGCCCTGAGCCTGACCGACTTCGAGCCCGACTCCATCCACGGCTCCCGCCTGCCACTGGGCACCGTGCTGGCCTCCTGCGAGGCGATCCTTCGCTCGACGGCGGCCGAGCGCGAGTCCTGGGACTACCTGCGCCCAGGGCGGCGCGACGTCATCGCCGCGGGGGCCCTCGTGTGGTCTGAGATCATCGGCCGGGTCGCCGAGCGCACGGGTGAGGCCGGGCGCCCCCTGGAGTCCGCGGTCACCTCACTCACCGACATCCTCGACGGCATCGCCCTGTCCCTGGCCGATCGAGCGGACCAGCGCCGTGACTGA
- a CDS encoding DUF501 domain-containing protein translates to MSAEQTGRSAQARSKQSTTAGESPAPASPPSVSQADLDALAEQLGRVPRGVVSIAARCVCGRPTVVRTAPRLPDGSPFPTSYYLTHPAAVRGCSTLEAEHLMEDLNARLGRDETLADAYRRAHGHYLAARAELGSPHEIEGVSAGGMPTRVKCLHALLGHALAAGPGINPIGDLTLEALRERGLWDDRRCSC, encoded by the coding sequence ATGAGCGCGGAACAGACGGGCCGGAGCGCGCAGGCCCGGTCGAAGCAGAGCACGACGGCGGGCGAGAGCCCCGCGCCCGCATCCCCACCGTCGGTATCCCAGGCCGATCTCGACGCCCTGGCCGAGCAACTCGGGCGCGTGCCCCGCGGCGTCGTTTCCATCGCGGCGCGCTGCGTGTGCGGCCGCCCCACCGTCGTGCGCACGGCGCCCCGCCTCCCTGACGGCTCGCCCTTCCCCACCAGCTACTACCTCACGCACCCCGCCGCCGTGCGCGGCTGCTCCACCCTCGAGGCCGAGCACCTCATGGAGGACCTCAACGCCCGCCTCGGTCGGGACGAGACTCTCGCCGACGCCTACCGGCGTGCCCACGGGCACTACCTGGCCGCCCGCGCCGAACTCGGCTCCCCCCACGAGATCGAGGGAGTGAGCGCCGGCGGCATGCCCACCCGCGTCAAATGCCTCCACGCCCTCCTCGGGCACGCCCTGGCCGCCGGCCCGGGCATCAACCCGATCGGCGACCTCACCCTGGAGGCCCTGCGCGAGCGCGGCCTGTGGGACGATCGCCGCTGCAGCTGCTGA
- a CDS encoding FtsB family cell division protein, translating into MSPRRPTPARPRARSEARPAPRTTVRSIGPGRLTETGDAVRPRRVERPERPDHPERPSATPERGSARAAAEPVPTPMVLRLGGPKGLALPARLLVLATVLVVALVVVLPTLNHYLAQRARYDAVTQKIDAARGTATALEQEAARWQDEAYVRSQARERLSYVMPGERSYVVVGANEAQARADADARAAAKEETRAPWYDALTESAAVAGGAAPPAAGPSASPSASPAAPATPEATR; encoded by the coding sequence ATGAGCCCGCGCCGCCCGACCCCCGCCCGTCCCAGGGCCCGCTCCGAGGCGCGCCCCGCCCCGCGCACGACCGTCCGCAGCATCGGGCCCGGGCGCCTCACCGAGACCGGCGACGCCGTTCGTCCCCGCCGCGTTGAACGGCCTGAGCGCCCCGACCACCCAGAACGGCCCAGCGCGACGCCCGAGCGCGGCTCAGCCCGGGCCGCCGCCGAGCCGGTGCCGACCCCCATGGTCCTGCGCCTTGGCGGCCCGAAGGGGCTCGCCCTACCCGCCCGCCTGCTCGTGCTCGCGACCGTGCTCGTCGTCGCGCTCGTCGTCGTCTTGCCCACCCTCAACCACTACCTGGCGCAGCGCGCCCGGTACGACGCCGTCACCCAGAAGATCGACGCCGCCAGGGGCACCGCCACCGCCCTTGAGCAGGAGGCGGCCCGGTGGCAGGACGAGGCCTACGTGCGCTCCCAGGCGCGCGAGCGCCTCTCCTACGTGATGCCGGGGGAGAGGAGCTACGTCGTCGTCGGCGCCAACGAGGCGCAGGCGCGGGCCGATGCCGATGCGCGGGCCGCCGCCAAGGAGGAGACCCGCGCCCCCTGGTACGACGCTCTCACGGAGTCCGCCGCCGTCGCCGGTGGTGCGGCGCCGCCGGCCGCGGGCCCCTCCGCGAGCCCGAGCGCCTCCCCCGCGGCGCCCGCTACCCCGGAGGCCACGAGATGA
- the eno gene encoding phosphopyruvate hydratase, with product MALIENVHAREILDSRGNPTLEVEILLEDGSFARAAVPSGASTGAFEAVELRDGDKGRYLGKGVEKAVANVNETIAPEIIGYDAADQRGLDQLMIDLDGTPNKGKLGANAILGVSLAAAAASADSAGLELFQYVGGPNAHVLPVPMMNILNGGSHADSNVDIQEFMIAPIGAKTFREALRMGAEVYHSLKAVVKGRGLSTGLGDEGGFAPNLDSNREALELIVEAIEKAGYKPGADVALAMDVASTEFFDEKTKTYQFEGEARDNAFMVDYYEKLITDFPIVSIEDPLSEDEWEDWKALTDKIGDRVQLVGDDFFVTNPERLAKGIELGAANALLVKVNQIGSLTETLEAVEMAHRAGYKSMTSHRSGETEDVTIADLAVATNSGQIKTGAPARGERINKYNQLLRIEESLGEAAVYAGASAFPRFKA from the coding sequence GTGGCCCTCATCGAGAACGTTCACGCCCGCGAGATCCTCGACTCCCGCGGCAACCCGACCCTCGAGGTCGAGATCCTCCTGGAGGACGGCTCCTTCGCCCGCGCCGCCGTCCCCTCGGGCGCCTCCACCGGCGCCTTCGAGGCCGTCGAGCTGCGCGACGGCGACAAGGGCCGTTACCTCGGCAAGGGCGTCGAGAAGGCCGTCGCCAATGTCAACGAGACCATCGCCCCCGAGATCATCGGCTACGACGCCGCCGACCAGCGCGGCCTCGACCAGCTCATGATCGACCTGGATGGCACCCCCAACAAGGGCAAGCTCGGTGCCAACGCCATCCTCGGCGTCTCGCTGGCCGCCGCCGCCGCCTCCGCCGACTCCGCCGGCCTTGAGCTCTTCCAGTACGTCGGCGGCCCGAACGCCCACGTCCTGCCCGTCCCGATGATGAACATCCTCAACGGCGGCTCCCACGCCGACTCCAACGTGGACATCCAGGAGTTCATGATCGCCCCCATCGGCGCCAAGACCTTCCGCGAGGCCCTGCGCATGGGCGCCGAGGTCTACCACTCCCTCAAGGCCGTCGTGAAGGGCCGCGGCCTGTCCACCGGCCTGGGCGACGAGGGCGGCTTCGCCCCCAACCTCGACTCCAACCGCGAGGCCCTCGAGCTCATCGTCGAGGCCATTGAGAAGGCCGGCTACAAGCCCGGCGCCGACGTCGCCCTGGCCATGGACGTCGCCTCCACCGAGTTCTTCGACGAGAAGACCAAGACCTACCAGTTCGAGGGCGAGGCCCGCGACAACGCCTTCATGGTCGACTACTACGAGAAGCTCATCACCGACTTCCCGATCGTCTCCATCGAGGACCCGCTGAGCGAGGACGAGTGGGAGGACTGGAAGGCCCTGACCGACAAGATCGGTGACCGCGTCCAGCTCGTCGGCGACGACTTCTTCGTCACCAACCCCGAGCGTCTGGCCAAGGGCATCGAGCTCGGTGCCGCCAACGCCCTGCTGGTCAAGGTCAACCAGATCGGCTCCCTCACCGAGACCCTTGAGGCCGTCGAGATGGCCCACCGCGCCGGCTACAAGTCGATGACCTCCCACCGCTCCGGTGAGACCGAGGACGTCACCATCGCCGACCTCGCCGTGGCCACCAACTCCGGCCAGATCAAGACCGGCGCCCCGGCCCGCGGCGAGCGCATCAACAAGTACAACCAGCTCCTGCGCATCGAGGAGTCCCTGGGTGAGGCTGCCGTCTACGCCGGCGCTTCCGCCTTCCCGCGCTTCAAGGCCTGA